Proteins encoded within one genomic window of Carassius gibelio isolate Cgi1373 ecotype wild population from Czech Republic chromosome A4, carGib1.2-hapl.c, whole genome shotgun sequence:
- the LOC127975631 gene encoding YY1-associated factor 2: MGDKRSPTRPKRQAKPSSDDGYWDCSVCTFKNSAEAFKCMMCDVRKGTSTRKPRPVSQLVAQQVTQQFASPTQPKKEKKEKTEKDKNEKEPTLKKNSHKKMRPRLKNVDRSSAQHLEVTVGDLTVIITDFKEKSKPSSSSSSSAASGDHHSQSGSNSDNTEKGISRSSSPRGEGSSLNGESH, from the exons ATGGGAGACAAGAGGAGTCCGACGag GCCGAAACGGCAAGCGAAGCCCTCCTCCGACGACGGCTACTGGGACTGCAGCGTGTGTACATTCAAGAACAGCGCCGAAGCGTTCAAATGCATGATGTGCGATGTCAGGAAGGGCACGTCAACGCG GAAACCTCGTCCTGTTTCCCAGCTGGTAGCACAGCAAGTCACACAGCAGTTTGCTTCACCCACACAGCccaagaaagagaaaaaggagaAGACTGAGAAGGACAAGAACGAGAAAGAACCGACACTGAAAAAGAACAGCCACAAGAAAATGAG GCCCAGATTAAAAAATGTGGACCGCAGCAGTGCACAACATCTGGAAGTGACAGTGGGAGATCTGACGGTTATCATAACAGACTTTAAGGAGAAAAGTAAGCCCTCCTCCAGTTCGTCCTCCAGCGCAGCATCTGGAGACCACCACAGCCAGAGCGGATCCAACTCAGACAACACAGAGAAGGGGATCTCCAGATCCTCGTCCCCACGAGGGGAGGGTTCCTCACTCAACGGGGAATCTCACTAG